The Ciconia boyciana chromosome 15, ASM3463844v1, whole genome shotgun sequence genome has a segment encoding these proteins:
- the PGAM5 gene encoding serine/threonine-protein phosphatase PGAM5, mitochondrial isoform X2: MSFRRALALAACGLAGGSVLFSAVAVGKQPARGGDAEPRPGGSAAVPPAPAAPPGLLLLPPAAAASCPPAPGWIERPAGTGGYWDSNWDRREPLALINLKKKNEETGEEELASRLDHCKAKATRHIFLIRHSQYNLDGRADKDRTLTPLGREQAELTGHRLASLGLKFDQIIHSSMTRATETTEIISKHLPGVKKISTDLLREGAPIEPDPPVSHWKPEAVYYEDGARIEAAFRNFIHRADAKQEEDSYEIFVCHANVIRYIVCRALQFPPEGWLRMSLNNGSITHLVIRPNGRVALRTLGDTGFMPPDKITRT; the protein is encoded by the exons aTGTCGTTCCGCCGTGCCTTGGCGCTGGCCGCCTGCGGGCTGGCTGGCGGCTCCGTCCTCTTCTCCGCCGTTGCCGTGGGCAAGCAGCCGGCCCGCGGCGGCGACGCCGAGCCGCGGCCAGGGGGCTCCGCCGCCGTTCCCCCCGCTCCCGCGGCGCCGCCgggtttgctgctgctgccgcccgccgccgccgcctcctgcccgccggcccccggcTGGATCGAGAGACCTGCCGGTACCGGCGGCTACTGGGACAGCAACTGGGACAG ACGTGAACCATTGGCTCTTATCaacctcaaaaagaaaaatgaagaaactggggaagaagagcTTGCCTCACGCTTAGAtcactgcaaagcaaaagccaccaGGCACATATTCCTTATCCGTCATTCTCAGTATAATTTGGATGGCCGGGCTGATAAAGACAGAACTCTGACCCCACTTG gTCGAGAGCAGGCTGAACTGACTGGACACAGGCTGGCAAGTTTGGGATTAAAATTTGATCAGATTATCCACTCCTCCATGACCAGAGCAACTGAAACAACTGAAATTATAAGCAAACATCTCCCAG gaGTCAAAAAAATTAGTACTGATCTGCTGAGAGAGGGAGCACCTATAGAACCAGACCCTCCAGTCTCTCACTGGAAGCCAGAAGCTGTG TATTACGAAGATGGAGCTCGAATTGAGGCTGCTTTTCGAAACTTCATTCATAGAGCTGATGCAAAGCAGGAAGAAGACAGCTACGAGATCTTTGTCTGCCATGCCAACGTGATCCGCTATATTGTGTGCAG agcaTTGCAGTTCCCCCCAGAAGGCTGGCTGCGAATGTCTCTCAACAATGGCAGTATAACTCACTTGGTGATACGTCCGAATGGAAGAGTGGCACTTCGAACACTGGGTGACACGGGTTTCATGCCTCCAGATAAAATCACACGCACCTGA
- the PGAM5 gene encoding serine/threonine-protein phosphatase PGAM5, mitochondrial isoform X1 translates to MSFRRALALAACGLAGGSVLFSAVAVGKQPARGGDAEPRPGGSAAVPPAPAAPPGLLLLPPAAAASCPPAPGWIERPAGTGGYWDSNWDRREPLALINLKKKNEETGEEELASRLDHCKAKATRHIFLIRHSQYNLDGRADKDRTLTPLGREQAELTGHRLASLGLKFDQIIHSSMTRATETTEIISKHLPGVKKISTDLLREGAPIEPDPPVSHWKPEAVQYYEDGARIEAAFRNFIHRADAKQEEDSYEIFVCHANVIRYIVCRALQFPPEGWLRMSLNNGSITHLVIRPNGRVALRTLGDTGFMPPDKITRT, encoded by the exons aTGTCGTTCCGCCGTGCCTTGGCGCTGGCCGCCTGCGGGCTGGCTGGCGGCTCCGTCCTCTTCTCCGCCGTTGCCGTGGGCAAGCAGCCGGCCCGCGGCGGCGACGCCGAGCCGCGGCCAGGGGGCTCCGCCGCCGTTCCCCCCGCTCCCGCGGCGCCGCCgggtttgctgctgctgccgcccgccgccgccgcctcctgcccgccggcccccggcTGGATCGAGAGACCTGCCGGTACCGGCGGCTACTGGGACAGCAACTGGGACAG ACGTGAACCATTGGCTCTTATCaacctcaaaaagaaaaatgaagaaactggggaagaagagcTTGCCTCACGCTTAGAtcactgcaaagcaaaagccaccaGGCACATATTCCTTATCCGTCATTCTCAGTATAATTTGGATGGCCGGGCTGATAAAGACAGAACTCTGACCCCACTTG gTCGAGAGCAGGCTGAACTGACTGGACACAGGCTGGCAAGTTTGGGATTAAAATTTGATCAGATTATCCACTCCTCCATGACCAGAGCAACTGAAACAACTGAAATTATAAGCAAACATCTCCCAG gaGTCAAAAAAATTAGTACTGATCTGCTGAGAGAGGGAGCACCTATAGAACCAGACCCTCCAGTCTCTCACTGGAAGCCAGAAGCTGTG CAGTATTACGAAGATGGAGCTCGAATTGAGGCTGCTTTTCGAAACTTCATTCATAGAGCTGATGCAAAGCAGGAAGAAGACAGCTACGAGATCTTTGTCTGCCATGCCAACGTGATCCGCTATATTGTGTGCAG agcaTTGCAGTTCCCCCCAGAAGGCTGGCTGCGAATGTCTCTCAACAATGGCAGTATAACTCACTTGGTGATACGTCCGAATGGAAGAGTGGCACTTCGAACACTGGGTGACACGGGTTTCATGCCTCCAGATAAAATCACACGCACCTGA